The sequence below is a genomic window from Leptolyngbya sp. SIO1E4.
TGGTGCCCCGAGCTATCCCTAATATCGCTCTAACTTGTCCCTCGAGGTGCTCCGATAGGTCTCCGATGTATTTCCGAGAGTGCCCCGGTGGTGCGCTGCGAGTGCCAAAAAGTGCCTGAGGAGTGATCGAGAGTGCTAGAAAAGTGCGTCGATAGTGCGCGCGAGTGCCCTAGCGGTACTTCCATCGCTGTAGCCGCTCCGGCTAGCCATGCGACTGTGGACTTTGACGAACTGTGCCGTGAAACCCTGGATAAGGACGCTATCGCGTAGCTCCTTCCTCAGGTATCTAGGGTCTTCCCCTCAGCCCTTCTGCCAACGGTTCCTGGGAGCTGCCAAGCCGAGCGGCTTGAGATCGCGCCTTTAGGGATGCTCCAATCTTTAGTCTTCGAGGGGTGAGTCGAAGCGGCTTTCCCCCTCTGCAAAAACCACAGACGTTTCCACCTCCAGGGTAAATTGGTGTTGGTCATAGGTGCCTGCGGCCTCTTTCAGATAGCGAGCCATGGCTTCGAGTTCATCGAGGGTGAGCGCCTCCCCCTGATCGACATAGGCGGCAGTGGCATAGAAAGCGCGGAGTGCTCGGAGGATGAGCGCCCGTCGTTCCATCGGCTTAAAGCTGTTGAGGTATTGCATCAAGACGCCATCAGGGCTGTCTACCTTGGGACGATAGCGAAAGTTAAAATCGACCTTGTCAGATTGACGCATGATTTTTTCCCCGAGCGTTCCACTTTTGTTGTTAGGTATATATGCTTAGCAATTTGCCCGAAAAGCTATCCACTATTTCCCTATAAAAGTGGCAATTTCTGATCACAAAGTGTCTTATCGGTACATTTGTTGTTCAAACGTGTTCAATCGGTGACTTTTTTAGAGGAGGACATGAGGATGAACGCCCCCAAAACCGCCGAAAAGTAGGTCACGATGTGTTGATCGAGTGTCAGGATAGGCGCAAACCTGTTCATGCGTGGGTGATTTTGGGGCATTCGGGTGTCACGCGAGCGGGGCAGGTGTGGCTGAGTAAGAAGCGTTAGGTTAGGAGCAAGCCATGTTTGCGCATACGATTGCTAGCTACGCTGCGATATACTGGCGCAAACAGGCTTGCCAAAGGGAGAGTCCCCCTTTGGATACCCCCGGAGATTTCGATGCCGCGCAGACGCCGCTCGACGACTGGCGAAGTCGCCAACAAAGCGATCACGATTCGGCTCACGCCATCCGAGCATGAGCAAGTGCAAGCCAAGCTTGGTGCGCTCAGCATGAGTGATTACTTTAGACATGCTGGCCTGGGCCAAAAGATTGCGCAGGTGCGTCGTCGAACTCGTCCTGTGCCGCAGGTAAACATCGAGACCTATGTTGAGCTGGGCCACATTGGTCGCAACATCAATCAGATGGCCAAAGCGTGCAATACATCTATCAAGTTGGGGTATGGCTGCAACATCGACCCCCCAGTTTTGAGCAACCTGACGGAGCAAATCGACGCCTTACGGATGGCGCTGATTGGAGTAGACCCGGAAGCAACGGACGAGGAGGACGCCGTTGATTGGGAAGCAGGTGAAGGGGCGTTCCTTTAGGGGACTGCTGAACTACCTTCACGA
It includes:
- the mobC gene encoding plasmid mobilization relaxosome protein MobC, translated to MPRRRRSTTGEVANKAITIRLTPSEHEQVQAKLGALSMSDYFRHAGLGQKIAQVRRRTRPVPQVNIETYVELGHIGRNINQMAKACNTSIKLGYGCNIDPPVLSNLTEQIDALRMALIGVDPEATDEEDAVDWEAGEGAFL